The Pseudomonas fluorescens genome segment AGCCGCGACGACGCCGAGCATCTGGCGGCGGTGAAGCTGGCGCTGGCCGGGCTGCCGCTGTCGGCGGCGGACAAGTACCCTGCCTCGCTGTCCGGCGGCATGATCAAACGCGCGGCGCTGGCACGGGCGCTGGCGCTGGACCCGGACATCCTGTTTCTCGACGAACCCACTGCCGGCCTTGATCCGATTGGCGCGGCGCAGTTCGACCAATTGATTCTGACGCTGCGCGATGCGCTGGGCCTGAGCGTGTTTCTGGTAACCCACGACCTCGACACGCTCTACACCATCACCGACCGGGTGGCGGTGCTGGCGCAGAAGAAAGTGCTGGTGGCAGGCCCCATCGACGTGGTCTCGGAAACCGACGACGCGTGGATTCACGAATATTTCCACGGCCCTCGCGGCCGCTCGGCGCTTGACGCCGCCAAACTGCTCAACGAGGTCT includes the following:
- a CDS encoding ABC transporter ATP-binding protein → MSRLPRTPSEAVIEVRGLCNRFGRQSVHENLDLDLYKGEILAVVGGSGSGKSVLLRSIVGLRQPSEGMVKVFGQNLPSLPEHERSLIERRFGVLFQKGALFSSLTVTENVALPLIEHAGLSRDDAEHLAAVKLALAGLPLSAADKYPASLSGGMIKRAALARALALDPDILFLDEPTAGLDPIGAAQFDQLILTLRDALGLSVFLVTHDLDTLYTITDRVAVLAQKKVLVAGPIDVVSETDDAWIHEYFHGPRGRSALDAAKLLNEV